In Myxococcus stipitatus, the genomic window GAAGAGGACGCGGCCGCGCAGGCACTCCAGTTGGAGCGCGGCGCGCACGGACTCCCTCGTCGCGCCGCCGGCGCCGGCCACGAGCGTGTCGAAGGGCAGGGGGCCGTCCGCGCGCAGCCGCTCGCGCAGCTTCTGGGCGAGCCCGTCCGGGACGGCGCGGGGCATGAGCACGTCGAAGGCCGCGGCGGAGGACCAGCCGCTCTCCGTCCAGCCGGTGAGGCCCAGGGTGAGGGTGGCCTCCCCCATGTCGATGACCCAGAACACCGGCAGCCCGGGGCCCATGAGCTGGACGCGCACGGACTTCGCGTGGGGGAGCAGCCGCGCGAGCGCCATCAGCCGCTGGCGGCCGAAGGTGCGCACCACCGCGGGCGTGGTGCCCGTGTACGTGCCGCCGTGGCACTCCAGCACCAGCTCCCAGGGCTCGAGCACCAGGCGGGGGGCGGCGCCGGGAATCAGCTCGAAGCGCAGCGCGCGCGGGGCCTTCTTCGACTTGCGGGTGCGCAGGGCGAAGAGGAGGTTGTAGAGGTCGATGGGGGCCAGCTCGCAGGTGCTCGCCGGCAGCGTCGCGGCGGACTGCACCTGGAGGAAGCCGCGCAGCCACGCGTGCGGCACCTCCACGTTGCGCGCCTCGCGCGCGGGCTGGGACGGCTTCGCGGGCAGGGCGACGTGGGCCTCCAGCGACACCGGCAGGTACGGGCGCAGCCGGTCCACCCGGGCGGGCAGGTCCGCGGGCACGTCCAGGAAGGTGGAGCCGTGCGCGGCCTCGCGGCCCTCGAGGAGGGTGTTGTCGAACGACAGGCGCGCGTAGGCGCTCTCGTCGCGGGAGAACACCTCCAGCGAGACGCTGTCCGGGTCGACGGTGAGCACCGGGTCCAGCACGGTGTCCTGCTTCTCCTCGCCGTCGAGCGCGTTGTCGAGGAAGGCCTTCTGCGCCTCCCAGATGGCCGCGGTGGCGCGCTTGCCCTGCTTCATGAGGTAGGCCAGGTACGCGGTGCGGTCCTTGCCCCGGTAGCGCAGGTCCGAGGACAGCACGCCGAAGGCCGCGGCGAGCGCGTCGCGGAACAGCGCGGGGGCCTTCACCTTGCCGCGGACGCCCACGGTGCCGCGCGAGCCCTCCAGGGAGAGGAGCACGCGCGAGGCGTCCGGGGTGGACTCCACGTCGCTGGTGGTGGCGTAGCGCAGCTCGACGGGGTGACGGGTGGCGGTCGTCACGACGGGTTCCCTTCCTTCCGGTTCCGGGCGGCGCGCTCGAGGGCGCGCCTGGCGCGTTTGTGGGCGCGCCAGGCGGCCTTGCGCAGCTCCACGGAGTGAGACTTGTCGAAGGCGGCCGCGTGCAGCAGCTTCGCCGCCTCGTCCGTGCCCAGCCGGCCCATGGCGGCCCACAGCTCCTGCCGCGCCTCCGGCTTCACGCTGTCCGCCGCGTCCTTCAGCGGGGCGAGCCGGGCGGTGGCCAGCAGGTGCGGCGTGGCGAGGCGACGGCCCTCGGAGGTGGTGAGCGCGGAGGCGGGCACCTTCGCCGCCGTGGGCCCCGGGGCCACCGGGTCGAAGGGCTTCTGCTCCAGCGCCCAGGTGGCCGCCTGCTCGGGGGCGAGCCGCGACAGCGTGTCCGCCACCGCCGCGCGCACCCAGGCGTCCACGTCACCCAGCGCGCCGCGCAGGGCCCGCACCGCGGCGGCGCGCTCGGCGTCCCGCGCCAGCGCGGCGACGGGGGCCTGGCCGACGAACGTCACCGTGCCGCCCGTCGTCCCCAGCCTGCCCAGGGCGCGCGCCGCCTCGTGGCGCACGGGCGCGGGGGCCACCGCCCCACCGCCCTCGAGGATGGCGCGCGCCGAGTCCGCCAGGCCCTCCGCGCCCAGGCGCGAGCCGGCCCACAAGAGCCGCTCCCACGCGGTGGCGAGCGGGGCGCGCTTGTGCGCGGGCGTCGACGCCCACTCGCTGGCGGTGCGGCGCTCGGCCGTCACCAGCGCGCGGGACACGGCGGCCACGTCCACCTTGCCCGGCTCGCGCGGCTCACCGGTCCACGTGCCCACCAGCAGCGCCGCCTCCTCGCGGGCCTCCGGCTTGTCGTGGCCCAGCAGCGCGACGACCTCCGGCACGGGCAGGGCGCCGCGGCGCGCGAGGCCCCGGCGCAGGCGCAGCCGCAGCTCCACGTTGGCGAGCGTGGCCAGCCGGGGCACCAGCAGCGCCGGGTCGCCCTCGTTGGCGAGGTAGGTCGCGGCCGGCTCGGAGATGTCCGCGTAGGTGCTGGCCACGGCCAGGAACTCCACCCGCGTGCGCTCCTTGGGGAACAGCGCGTCCAGGGCCTTGCGGGCTTCCTGCCTCAGCTCGTCGTCATCGTCGTCGAGCGTGGCGGCCAGCGCGGCCTCGGCCTCCGGGTCCTTCAGCTTGCCCAGCTCCCGGGCGACGGTCAGCCGGACGTCGGAGTCGGTGCCCGTGTCGGTGAGCAGGGCCTCCAGCTTCACGCGCGCGCGCTCGCCGCCCATGGCGCGCAGGCCCTTCACGCCCGCTTCCTGCAGCTCGGAGGTGGCGCCCTCCACGGCGGCGGCCTCCACCTTCTCCTCCACCCGGCGGCGGTCCTCGCCCTCGGGCAGCTTCGGGGCCAGCCGGCCCAGGCCCTCGATGGCGGCCCACACCATGGACGGCTCGGTGGGGGCCTCCGGCGTGCCGCCCGCGGCCACCGTCTCCAGCTCCGACAGGGCGCGCGCGTCGCCCAGCGTGCCCAGCGCGCGCAGCGCCCGCTCGCGCTGGCCGTCCTCGCCCGCGCGGGCGTACAGCAGCAGGGGCCGCAGCGCGCTGACGCCGCCCTTGACGGCCACGCCCTCGGCGGCCGGCAGCATCAATTCGCGGGCGCCGCCGCGCAGCACCTCCTCCAGCGGGGCCACCGGGGCGCCGTGCTCGACGACGCGCCGGGAGTACAGCTCCACCGCCTCCGCGCGCACCGCCGCGTCGCGGTCCGAGAACAGGCCCACCAGCAGCTCGGACTGGCCCGCCTCGGCGCCGTGCTCCAGCTCCTTCAGGGCGGCCAGCCGCACCGCCACGTCCTGGGCCTTCACCGCCGCGCGCAGGAATCGCACGGCCAGGGCCGCGTCGCGCTTCTTCACGTCCTCGCCGGCGATGACCACTGCGGCGGCGACGCAGGCCACGCGCACCGCGCCGGTGTCGTCCTCGTGGCAGCGGCGCGACAGCACGTCGAGCGCCTCCGCGCGGCGCGTGCGGCCCAGGGCGCCCACCAGCTTCTGGCGCTCGTGGGGGTCCGTGGCGGCCCCCAGGCGCGCGCCCAGGGCGGCCACGGCGGCGGGGGTGGCCAGGCGCGCCAGTCCCTCCATGGCGCGCTTCTGGATGGCGGACGTCTCCGAGCGCAGGAAGCTGGCCAGCACCTCCACCGCGCGGTCGTCCCCGCGCCACGACAGCAGCTCCGCGGCGCGCAGGCGCAGGTCCTCGTGCTCGCTGGCCATGGCCCGGCCCAGCGCCTCCGTGACGCGCGAGTCGTTGGCGCCCGCCAGCCGCTCGATGACGCCCACGCGCAGGTCGGCGTGCTCGCTGCCCAGCGCGGCCAGCAGCGGCTCCAGGCTGCCGGCCGGGCTGAGCTTCTCCAGGAGCTCGAAGGCGTAGTGGCGCACGTCCGGCAGCGGCGAGTTGAGCGCGGCGGCGATGCGCGGCCGGGCCGCGTCCTTGCGCGTGGCCAGCTCGTCCAGCGCGGCGCGGGCGACGTCCGGCGCCAGCGAGGCGAGCGCCAGCGCCAGCGGCTCGTCGCTGCCGGCGGGGAACAGTTCCTTGAGTCCGGCCAGCGCCGCCTTGCGCACCAGCTGGTGCGGGTCCTCCAGGGCGCGCAGCAGCGCGGCCACGGCGGCGGGCGTGCCGGCGTAGCCCTCCTGGGTGAGCTTCACCACGCGGTCCACGGCGTCGCGGCGCACGCGGTGGCCCTCGTCGTCACCGGCGGACACCTGCCGCAGCAGGCCCACGTACGCGCCGAACGCCAGCCGGCGCAGGTGCTGCCGCTCCGCCTGGACGGAGGCGTCCAGGGAGGGCTCGGCCGCGCCCGGCTTCACCGCGGAGAAGATGCGGCGCAGCCAGCTCTTCGCGGGGGTGGCCTGCACGGGCGAGGCGCCGGGCGCCGTCTCCGGCTTCCACGGGGCGTCCAGCGTGCTCGGGCGGGCGACCTTCCTCGCCTCGCGGAAGTAGTCGAGCGGCTTGTTGCGCAACAGCAGCACCTGGGCCGCCGCGTAGCGCTGCTCGGGCTGGTCGCTGGAGAGGGCCTCCGCGAGCCCCACCATGCGTCTGGCGCGGTCCTCCTCGGCGGGCCACTCCTTCATGTCGCCGGCCTTCTCCGGCCGGGGCGGCAGCAGGCCCTCGACCAGGTTGGCGCGGTACGCGTCCGGCTCCGTGCGCAGCTCCAGCGCGCGGGCCGCCGCGTAGCGCACCTCCGGCCTGCCGCTGGACAGCGCGCTGGTGAGCAGGTCGGGCGGCTCGCCGCGACGGTTGGCGCGCAGGTCGCGGGCCAGGACGATGGAGAACACCATCTCCTGCACCTCGCGCGCGGCGTCCTCCAGGCCGTGCAGCAGGCCGCCGTCGCCCGCGGAGCCCAGGGCCGCGAAGGAGAGGATGGCGCCCAGGCGGATGGGCAGGTGCTCGTGGCGCAGGTTCCCGGTGAGCACCGGCAGCGCGCGCGCGTCACCCAGGCGGGACAGGCCGTCCGCGCCCCACGAGCGCACCGCCACGTTGGCGTGGCCGAGCGCGTCCAGCAGGTAGCCCTCGTCGCCCCGGCGGCAGGCGGTGGCCAGGCCCCGCGCGCCCTGCTCCTGCAAATCCCCCAGCTCGCTGGGCAGCAGCACCGTGGCGAAGAACGACAGCAGCCGGCGCGAGCCCAGCGTGGCCAGCGCGCGCGCGGCGCGGATGCGCAGGGGGATGAGGAAGCCGGGGGCGTACAGCCGCTCCAGGTCCTTGTCCGTGATGAGCCCGCGCATCGGCTCGATGATGTCCTCGGCGCCGCGCGGGGCGAGCAGCTCCGCGGCGCGCACGCGCACCGGCAGCGCGCCCGCGGCGATGCCGGCGAGCAGCGGCCCGTTCTCCCCGGGCACCAGCTTGTCCAGCGCCTCCAGCGCGGCGACGGCGACGTCCACCTCCTCGTCCTGCACGCGCTTGAGCAGCGGCGAGCGCACGGCGTCCGCCGGCGCGTCCACCGCGCCCTTGGCGCCCTTGACCCTCAGCGCCGCGTGCGTGGAGGCCAGGGCCGCCAGGTGGGGCTCCGGCTTCTCCTTGCCCGCCTGCTTCACCCACGCCTCGTAGGCGGCGGTGGCCACGCCCGCGTCGCGGTCCTCCACGGCCTTCTTCAGCCGCTCGTGGGCCCAGCCCTCGTCGCCGCGCTGGGAGAGCACCTCCACCGCGCGCCCGCGCAGGTCCGGGAAGCGGCCGGCCAGGGCGCGGTCCAGCGCCTTCTCCGGGGCCTTCTCGTTCCACGCCCACAGCGTGCGGAACGCCTCGCCGCGCACCTTGGCGGACTCGTCCTCCAGCGCGTCGCCCAGCAGCGGCTCCGCGCCCTGCGCCGCCGCGCCCAGCTTCACCAGCCGGTCCAGGCCGCGCACGCGGATGTCCTCGTGGCCGGAGCGCAGGGCCGCCTCGGCGGAGGACAGGGGCGCGTCCACGTCCAGCGCCACCACCGCGTCCAGGGCGGTGGCGCGCACGTCGCCGTCCGCGTCGTCCAGCATCCACACCAGCCGCTCGCGGGCGCGCGCGTCCTGGAGCGCCTGGAGCGAGGCGGCGGCCTGCCGGCGGATGGCGGCCTCCGGTTCGCGGGACAGCTGCAGCAGCGCGCCCAGGGCCCGGGCGTCACCCAGCTGCGCCAGGCCTCGCGCGCCCCGGACGGCCGTGTCAGGCGTGCGGCAGGCCATGGCGGCCAGCAGCGGCTCCAGGTCCGCCTCCGTCAGCGCGGCGCCCACGGCGCCCTGCGCGGGCAGGGCCTCGCGCGCGGCGCGAAGCTCGTCGTCCGTGAGGGCGGAGGTCGTCTGGCCCTGGCGGGCGCGGGTGGCCACCCGGCGGGCCACGTCCTTGGCGGCGCGGGCGAAGTCCTCGTCGCGCGACTCCAACAGGTGCGCCAGCGCGCGGCGCTCCATCACGCGGATGGTGAAGGCCACGCCGCGCACGTCCGCGTCGGCGTCGTCCAGGGCGCGCGCCACGAGCGGCTGCACCTGCGGGTGGCCCAGCTGGCCCGCCCAGGCCAGGCGCACCAGCACCTCCGCGCGCAGCCGCGCCTGCCCGCGCTCGAAGGCGGTGCGCAGGGGCTCCGTGTCCCCGGCCGGCGACACGGCGACGAGGGCGTCCAGCGCGGCCAGCCCCACGGCGGCCTCGGTCTCCCCCAGCTTGCTGGCGATGAGGCCGGGCACCAGCGGCGACGCGCCGCCCAGCTTCCCCAGCTTGCGCACGCCCGCCACGCGCATGTCCACGAAGCGCGACTCGAGCGCGGCGCGGGGCGCGGCCAGCGGGGACTCCGTCTCCAGCGTCTCCAGCGCCTTGAGGGCCTCGGCGCGCACCTGCGGGTGGTCGTCGTCCAGCCGCTCGCGCAGCTTCGCCCGAGCCCCCACACGACCCTTCAGGCCCAGCTCGCGCGCGGCCTGCCGGCGGACCTCCGCCTCCTTGTCCGTGGACAGCACCTGGAGGAGGAACTCCAAGGCCTCCGGCTCCTCCAGCACCACCGCCTCGCGCACCACCGTCTCGCGGCGGGCGCGGTTGCCCTTGAGCGCCTCCGTGAACTGGTCGAAGGCGTGCTGCGAGGTGTCCTGGTCGTCCCCGGGCTTGCCGTCCAGCGCCAGGCCGAAGCGGAAGACGCGCCGGTCCTCGCCCGCGGTGACGACGAAGCCCTGGGTCGTGCGCGCCTGCCGGGGGTTGGCCGGCGGCATGAAGGCGAGCGCGTTGACCGGCTTGCCGCCGCAGTCCAGCGTGCGCGGCTTGCGGCGCTCGTCCAGCCGCCACACCTTCACCTTGCCGTCGCCGCCGGCGGACCAGACGCGGTCCGCGGGCTCCTCGTCGCCCTGCGCCTCGGGCGTGGGCGGGAAGAACAGGGCCAGCACGGAGCCCGCGTGGCCGGAGTCCTTGTCGCCGCGCGTCTCGAACTCCACCGCTCCCACGAGGTACCAGACGCGCAGCTTGCCGTCGTCGCCCGCGGAGACCAGACGCCCGTCGCGCGGGGTGAAGGCGAGCGCGCGCACCGCGCCCTCGTGGCCCGCCATGTCGCGGCGCGCACCGGACGCCAGCGTGAAGGAGCGCACCACGCCGTCGTCGCCGGCCGTGGCCGCGTAGGTGTTCGTCGGGTCGACGGCCACCGCGCGCAGCGGCTGGGTGCTGGCCTTGAAGTCGTGGACCTTGCCCGCGGACTCCCACTCCCACGCGCGCAGCGCGCCGTCGGCGCCCGCGCTGTAGAGCCGCTTGCCGTCCGGCGCGTTGGTGAGCGCGGTGACGCCCCCCGCGTGCGCGTCCTCCACCTGCGCCTGCACCTTGCCGTCGGAGAGGGCGCCGAAGGTCAACGTGCCGTTGGCGCCCGCGGCGGCGAAGCGCTCGCCGGACAGGGCCAAAGCGTGGACGGCGGAGGGCAGCTCGGTGGTCCACAGCACCTTGTTGGTGCCGGGCTCGTACGCGGTGACGCGGCTTGGGGCGGACGCGCGCGCGCCGGCGACCAGCAGCACCCGGGCATTGGCGGCGACGGCTCGGAGCTTCTCGACGTTGCCGATGGCGAGGACGGACATGATGCTCCTTGGGCCACCCGTCTTAGCACCGCGAGCGGTGCGACAGGCGGCGGAATCCATGTATCGCGACGTGTCTACAGGCCGCCGAGCCGCGCGTCCGGATGCGCGGTGCGCAGCTGGACCAGGGAGGCGAGGCAGCTCTGCCACTCTCCCTTCGCCAGCGAGCCCGTGAACTCACCCAACACCGGCGCGACGACGCGGGCGAAGGACTCGTCCTCCAGCCCCAGGTCGCGCACCAGCTCGATGACGCGGCGCTTGGCCTCGCTCGCGGACAGGCGCTTGCGCACCTCGCCCTCGCGGGCCTCCTTGGCGCGGCCCGGCGGCAGGCCGAAGAGCATGCGCCGCAGGAAGTCGCGCAGCGCCTCCACGTCCGGGAAGCGCTCGCCGCCGCCCACGGCGGGGGCCTGCTTCGCGTTCGACGGCTTCCAGTCCTCCGGCAGGTGCGTGGGGCGGTGCTTCTCCCAGAGCAGGCGCACGGCGAACAGGCCCACCTCGCGGTCCGCGCTCTGCATCAGCCACGCGAGCCGTTCGGCGCCGCCCAGCCGCGCGTAGTGCCGGCGGATGAGCTCCACCGCCACCTCGCGCGTGCTGCGCTTGGTGCTCTCCGTCAGGGAGAACACCTTCACCGGGTCCAGCTCCTCCACGTGCAGCACGTGCCGGGCGTCCGCGCCGTCCTCGCCCGCGCGCAGGAGCGCGTCGTAGGCCAGGTTGCGGACCTCCTTCGCCTCCGCCTCCGCCAGCTCGTACACGCGCGTGTGCCAACCCCAGGCGCGCAGCTCCGCCCGGGTGATGGCCAGCGCGAAGCGGCGCACGTCGTCGCGCGCGTCGAACAGCGCGGGCCACAGCTTCTCCGGCGTGTACGCCTTGCGCGGGGCGCGCGGCTTGAGCTCGTAGGACTTCGACTCCGGTTGCTCCGGGCCGATGACCGGATGGTGGCAGCGCAGGTACGCCTGGGCGAAGGCGCGCACCGGGACGGGCTGCTTCGCGCCCAGGGCCAGCTCGAACAGGCGCTCCAGGCCCGCCGCCGCGTCACCCGTGTCGCTGAAGTCCGCGGGGGCCACGTTCTCCAGCAGGTAGCGGTGGGCGAAGCCGTGCAGCGTGGGGTCCGCGCGCCGCGCCAGGGCGAGCAGCCAGGGCACGGTGAGCTGGCGCGCGGAGAACAGCTTGCGGTTGCCCAGCAGCATCAGCGCCACCGCGCGGTGCTTCGCGCTGAACACCGCGCCCTTCACCTTCTCCACGTCCAGGCCCGGCAGGCTGTCCGCGCGCGACAGCCACCCCGTCACGATCTGACCGATGCGCGGGTGCGCCGCCTTGTCCAGCATCCACTCCGGCCCGATGGCCGCCGCCGGGTACTGGCCCAGCGCCTTGAGGGCGATGCCCTCCACCGGGTAGGGCCGCTTCGCCAGCCGCGGGTCCTCCAGCAGCTCCTTCCAGAAGGACGCGGGCAGCTCCGTGGCGGCGTACTTGGACGCGACGAAGCGCTTGGCCCAGTCCAGCTGGGCGCTGGCGCCCAGGTACATGTCCCGCAGGAACGACCCCGGCAGCTCCGCGCGGTCGAACGACTGCTCCAGCGACCTCGCCGCGAAGGCGGCCGTGGCCTGGATGCCCAGCAGCCGCCCCAGCAGCGGCAGGCCCAGCTCGCGCGGGTTGCGCTTCTCCAGCATGGCGGCCGCGAAGGCGCGCACGTCGGTGGCGACCCCCTCCGCCAGCTCCGCCAGCCGTTCGGAGTCCAGGTCCTGCGCGTGGGCGCGGGCGTACTCGATGGCGTAGGCGCGCGCCTTGTCGCTGGGGGACGCGAGCAGCGCCAGCACCGCGTCGTGCAGCCCCAGCTCCCGCAGCTTGCCCTGGTGGAACTCGGGAGAGCCCTGCAGCGTCTCCACCATGAAGTCGTGGGCGCTCTCCAGCGGCCGGCGGGCGATGCGGTTGAGCCACGCGGGCGTCACCTTGCGCAGCACCTCCGGGAAGTCCTTGCGCAGGCCCTGGATGGCGAAGCGCGCGGCCTCGTCCGACCGGCACGTGTCGAGCAGCCGCATCAGCGCGTCCGGCGAGCGCTTCCACGCGTCCGGGAAGGCGCGGTGCTTCACCAGGTCCTTGGGCACGCTCCCGAAGTGGAAGGTGGTGGCCCCGTACTGGTTGGAGCCGTGCGCCCAGATGTGGTTGGCCACCCAGACGCCGTACCATTCGGTGTTCAGCTCGTAGTGGCGCAGCACCTCCACGGCGAACTGCGGGTACACCTCCGGGACGGCCGCGCCCAGGTGCCGCAGGAAGCGCCACGCGCGCCGGCGCAGATATGTGAGCGTGCCGCCG contains:
- a CDS encoding SWIM zinc finger family protein → MTTATRHPVELRYATTSDVESTPDASRVLLSLEGSRGTVGVRGKVKAPALFRDALAAAFGVLSSDLRYRGKDRTAYLAYLMKQGKRATAAIWEAQKAFLDNALDGEEKQDTVLDPVLTVDPDSVSLEVFSRDESAYARLSFDNTLLEGREAAHGSTFLDVPADLPARVDRLRPYLPVSLEAHVALPAKPSQPAREARNVEVPHAWLRGFLQVQSAATLPASTCELAPIDLYNLLFALRTRKSKKAPRALRFELIPGAAPRLVLEPWELVLECHGGTYTGTTPAVVRTFGRQRLMALARLLPHAKSVRVQLMGPGLPVFWVIDMGEATLTLGLTGWTESGWSSAAAFDVLMPRAVPDGLAQKLRERLRADGPLPFDTLVAGAGGATRESVRAALQLECLRGRVLFDLVKGQYRPRELMATPVDESVIRFGSEREARAHRLLGDGAPGAGEVKLTKVHDLAGEGTRIHGEVVDREAVRSFFPSFTLDSEGRVRDASCGCPHFRRSGMREGPCEHQLALRLAWSRRRAEEEALRQTPEGRKLIRAETRSYVRRDAQSGQELVYRVSLDGQLVSVEWGPRTGAARHQRLWFDSDAEARAAYFTRLEKLSAEGYIDAAASLV
- a CDS encoding HEAT repeat domain-containing protein, producing the protein MSVLAIGNVEKLRAVAANARVLLVAGARASAPSRVTAYEPGTNKVLWTTELPSAVHALALSGERFAAAGANGTLTFGALSDGKVQAQVEDAHAGGVTALTNAPDGKRLYSAGADGALRAWEWESAGKVHDFKASTQPLRAVAVDPTNTYAATAGDDGVVRSFTLASGARRDMAGHEGAVRALAFTPRDGRLVSAGDDGKLRVWYLVGAVEFETRGDKDSGHAGSVLALFFPPTPEAQGDEEPADRVWSAGGDGKVKVWRLDERRKPRTLDCGGKPVNALAFMPPANPRQARTTQGFVVTAGEDRRVFRFGLALDGKPGDDQDTSQHAFDQFTEALKGNRARRETVVREAVVLEEPEALEFLLQVLSTDKEAEVRRQAARELGLKGRVGARAKLRERLDDDHPQVRAEALKALETLETESPLAAPRAALESRFVDMRVAGVRKLGKLGGASPLVPGLIASKLGETEAAVGLAALDALVAVSPAGDTEPLRTAFERGQARLRAEVLVRLAWAGQLGHPQVQPLVARALDDADADVRGVAFTIRVMERRALAHLLESRDEDFARAAKDVARRVATRARQGQTTSALTDDELRAAREALPAQGAVGAALTEADLEPLLAAMACRTPDTAVRGARGLAQLGDARALGALLQLSREPEAAIRRQAAASLQALQDARARERLVWMLDDADGDVRATALDAVVALDVDAPLSSAEAALRSGHEDIRVRGLDRLVKLGAAAQGAEPLLGDALEDESAKVRGEAFRTLWAWNEKAPEKALDRALAGRFPDLRGRAVEVLSQRGDEGWAHERLKKAVEDRDAGVATAAYEAWVKQAGKEKPEPHLAALASTHAALRVKGAKGAVDAPADAVRSPLLKRVQDEEVDVAVAALEALDKLVPGENGPLLAGIAAGALPVRVRAAELLAPRGAEDIIEPMRGLITDKDLERLYAPGFLIPLRIRAARALATLGSRRLLSFFATVLLPSELGDLQEQGARGLATACRRGDEGYLLDALGHANVAVRSWGADGLSRLGDARALPVLTGNLRHEHLPIRLGAILSFAALGSAGDGGLLHGLEDAAREVQEMVFSIVLARDLRANRRGEPPDLLTSALSSGRPEVRYAAARALELRTEPDAYRANLVEGLLPPRPEKAGDMKEWPAEEDRARRMVGLAEALSSDQPEQRYAAAQVLLLRNKPLDYFREARKVARPSTLDAPWKPETAPGASPVQATPAKSWLRRIFSAVKPGAAEPSLDASVQAERQHLRRLAFGAYVGLLRQVSAGDDEGHRVRRDAVDRVVKLTQEGYAGTPAAVAALLRALEDPHQLVRKAALAGLKELFPAGSDEPLALALASLAPDVARAALDELATRKDAARPRIAAALNSPLPDVRHYAFELLEKLSPAGSLEPLLAALGSEHADLRVGVIERLAGANDSRVTEALGRAMASEHEDLRLRAAELLSWRGDDRAVEVLASFLRSETSAIQKRAMEGLARLATPAAVAALGARLGAATDPHERQKLVGALGRTRRAEALDVLSRRCHEDDTGAVRVACVAAAVVIAGEDVKKRDAALAVRFLRAAVKAQDVAVRLAALKELEHGAEAGQSELLVGLFSDRDAAVRAEAVELYSRRVVEHGAPVAPLEEVLRGGARELMLPAAEGVAVKGGVSALRPLLLYARAGEDGQRERALRALGTLGDARALSELETVAAGGTPEAPTEPSMVWAAIEGLGRLAPKLPEGEDRRRVEEKVEAAAVEGATSELQEAGVKGLRAMGGERARVKLEALLTDTGTDSDVRLTVARELGKLKDPEAEAALAATLDDDDDELRQEARKALDALFPKERTRVEFLAVASTYADISEPAATYLANEGDPALLVPRLATLANVELRLRLRRGLARRGALPVPEVVALLGHDKPEAREEAALLVGTWTGEPREPGKVDVAAVSRALVTAERRTASEWASTPAHKRAPLATAWERLLWAGSRLGAEGLADSARAILEGGGAVAPAPVRHEAARALGRLGTTGGTVTFVGQAPVAALARDAERAAAVRALRGALGDVDAWVRAAVADTLSRLAPEQAATWALEQKPFDPVAPGPTAAKVPASALTTSEGRRLATPHLLATARLAPLKDAADSVKPEARQELWAAMGRLGTDEAAKLLHAAAFDKSHSVELRKAAWRAHKRARRALERAARNRKEGNPS